CTGTCGTTCAGGCGATTGCGGAGGGCATGCGCGCAGCACGCACAATTGACCAAGATCTTCGGTGCGGCTAAAAACATAGAAAACGCCTATTTGCTTTTACAGCGCGTGATTGACAGCCTGTCCCCTATGAACGCAATCCCTTAGCAATACTGCTTACTGCTCGACGCCCTCAAGTTCGCCGACCTTCAGCTCAATTTCCGACCTCTCCTCGATGCGCTCTATCTTGCCATCTCGTATCCAGACAACGCGGTCGGAGACGTCAATCATCTTAAGGTCATGAGTTGCGGAGATAATAGTTACCCCTTGTTCCTGATTGAGCCTTTTTAGAAGCAGTATTATTTCTTTACCCGTCTTGAGGTCAAGGTTTCCGGTTGGCTCGTCGGCAAGAATTATGGCGGGGTCATTCGCTAATGCACGGGCGATTGCAACGCGCTGCTGCTGACCACCCGAAAGCTCAGAGGGCTTATGATGCAATCTATCACCAAGTCCAACAAGGGTCAGAAGTTTTATACCTTTCTCGATACCTTCGTCCGTGGGTGTTCCAGCGAAAACTGTCGGCAAGGTGACGTTTTCTAGGGCCGTCATTACTGGTATTAAGTTGAAAGTTTGGAAAATATAGCCGATGGTTCTGCACCTCAGATAAGCAAGCTCATGTGCATCAAGCTGTGCCATGTCTACGTCGTTAATAAATACAGAACCTGATGTTGGCTTGTCCAACCCGCCAATCATGTTAAACAGCGTAGACTTCCCAGAGCCAGAGGGGCCCATTATTGAGATATACTCACCCCTGCGCACATCGAGCTGCACACCATCGAGCGCCCGCAAAACAGTGTCGCCCATAACAAACTCTTTGCAGAGGTCCTTTGTTCTAACTACATACTCGTTTGATGCCATTCGTCTATCACCCTTTTGAATTACTGTTGGCTGCAAATAATGCTTTTGCAAGAAAGATTACAGAACGAATTCGCTCCGTCCCACCAAGCTTTTATAACTGACAAGCTAAAGTTAAAGCTATATTTCCACCCTTAAGGCAATTGCTGGTGGCATTTTTGCCGCTCTTATTGCAGGAGGTATTGTCGCAATTACCGTCAGCAACCCTCCAACCAACATGGACAACCCCAGGTGCTCTAATATTTGGATTGAGTGAATCTTGCCAACCACCGCCCAGCCGTGGGTAGCCAGTGCAAGAAGCGAGATACTTCCGAAACCTACAATCCAACCAAGGAACGACGCTATGATTCCAAGAATTAGCGCCTCCAATAAGAAAAGCTCCACAACGAAAATATCAAGCGCTCCCAAACATTTCATTGTGCCAATTTCTTTATACCTTTCGGTAACAGACATAAGCATGGAATTCGTAATGCCCACAGTGCAAACCACAAGCGACATGATTACCAACCAAGTTCGCCGATTTGCTGCCTCCGCTGCAGCCGCCGGGTCAGAAGGCCCTGGCAGATGTTGTTGGATTAGCGCAGTCGTAAGCACTGACGCAAGAAATGCGATTCCTAAAAATATGCCGCCAGCCGTAATCATAGAGCGCCAAAATCTGATTCTTATACTCGTCAGGCTGATTCTAAAAGCTTTGCTCAATGGAAGCTGAATTTGCCGACCAATTTCTTTACTTTCGACTGGTTTGTTCATTTTTCTTGCCACTGCCTCCAACTCGAAAACCAAGAAGCTTCCGGTCGGCTAGCATCTTCAAGTATACGCCCACCGACGCCTCTGCTTCTCGTCGTGTAATCTTATACCGATTAGTGATTGCTGAAACTATCGAATCAACGCTGTGTTCACCATCGCAAAGCTCCCAAACAAAACCGCCGACTTCGCCAAGCACAATCTCGCGCTTTTCAGGCGCACGGAACAGCCAACACAGAATCCGCGCTATGCGGTCTTTTCGCCTAGGGATAAATACGCTTACTTCACCCAGTTCGTCCTTCGTCCATTCAACCAGCGGATTCCTGATAGGCCGAGTCTTGAGCGCTTGTTGGCGGCTCAGCGCTGGTTTCTTTCTAATAAAGGGCAGATATTGAGCCGCGATAGTATAAAGCGAACCCACCTAATGACACTCCACTCTATCTACTACTTCGTCAAATACTTTCTCTTGCCGTGAATGTATAGCTTGGACCGAGTATATCTTATTCGATTCCTCGCAAACCCAAGCACAAGCATCTAGAAATATGGCCGGACTTTTCCCTCGGAGGAGCTCGCTAGCCGACCTTAATATTTCTTTCAGCCCGTGCCGCCTTCCCGTAACCTCGATAGCACTCTCGCCATCGAAGTCAACCTCTTGCATAGAATATCGGAATGGGCGGAAATCATAACGCACTCTGTCCGCATACCACTCAGTAAAAGTGCACTTCCTCAGAGCTACATCTGCAAGTCCCCATCGTTCGATTGTTAGACGGTTTACACCTTTGCGAAAGTTA
This sequence is a window from Armatimonadota bacterium. Protein-coding genes within it:
- a CDS encoding ABC transporter ATP-binding protein; protein product: MASNEYVVRTKDLCKEFVMGDTVLRALDGVQLDVRRGEYISIMGPSGSGKSTLFNMIGGLDKPTSGSVFINDVDMAQLDAHELAYLRCRTIGYIFQTFNLIPVMTALENVTLPTVFAGTPTDEGIEKGIKLLTLVGLGDRLHHKPSELSGGQQQRVAIARALANDPAIILADEPTGNLDLKTGKEIILLLKRLNQEQGVTIISATHDLKMIDVSDRVVWIRDGKIERIEERSEIELKVGELEGVEQ
- a CDS encoding FtsX-like permease family protein, which gives rise to MNKPVESKEIGRQIQLPLSKAFRISLTSIRIRFWRSMITAGGIFLGIAFLASVLTTALIQQHLPGPSDPAAAAEAANRRTWLVIMSLVVCTVGITNSMLMSVTERYKEIGTMKCLGALDIFVVELFLLEALILGIIASFLGWIVGFGSISLLALATHGWAVVGKIHSIQILEHLGLSMLVGGLLTVIATIPPAIRAAKMPPAIALRVEI
- a CDS encoding PqqD family protein codes for the protein MGSLYTIAAQYLPFIRKKPALSRQQALKTRPIRNPLVEWTKDELGEVSVFIPRRKDRIARILCWLFRAPEKREIVLGEVGGFVWELCDGEHSVDSIVSAITNRYKITRREAEASVGVYLKMLADRKLLGFRVGGSGKKNEQTSRK